A genome region from Hypomesus transpacificus isolate Combined female unplaced genomic scaffold, fHypTra1 scaffold_211, whole genome shotgun sequence includes the following:
- the LOC124462293 gene encoding uncharacterized protein LOC124462293 codes for MNENWMILSWVMLQSESDRSLEPMYEGLSHRYDSAGLPKAKYQWVDRDCCADFRIPNLDPQEHLHWDSWKTTEAVVTGATSGNLTNSCASRGKYSSDITVKLDLFHCMRRFSRECVSEHHTLHSTFCRFLSAAFCVVDQTDLQRLTEAYAFCGIRPANPTKQHIREHCRTKVPQPTELLERVESVLKQFFLETDPNGVYLFKPSMLKLWRLQRVHILRGCLSDPEEEDGILYRHGGTVQLNHVKGEGAAVPVWIPVRGTSQQEGFHAHQARWITGNCVSSELFQAQGMMGMARWNFQRLVDLKLPDVKLPAVFDPVLIMQLNVASERVTGHAKYPALQLSHRDTGERFGLQYVEPGCRPVPLDWFKNRSQGADEEGAEEEEADRVVADQPFITPEDNDDVFGEASGVLPQTTVQPVQSTSTQGLPTTPALPITANPRAARTMSIKAGGLLYVLDHSRWTEAMKEVIDGLIGIHQGSKDFLQRVDSDYAGLVQAASRDPNSLLHPTTKQHISQYVKHWAKRTNASTSLNTSPEKLLETQQLWQHLTAESETKSVPVVTIPPAAVNPPGRDPQEAPLTKAAIEDMVRDIVQKQTALQQQQQQQLGKKKTRNCLACGQPKSRYQGDGSSIHLFYQSGEVKYFYCSQRVHKLYAAEGLNDPRMPFEDFADTPFFGKELEAAKLRSAEARRLADLRGKRRAAEQQPTGRLCKFCRKPIKQGPESPHVYHSFRGVAGRYIYCPTRVLSLYKADGMNAEMTWGEFQQSAFYKAEKKRWAEEKGK; via the exons ATGAATGAGAACTGGATGATCCTGTCCTGGGTGATGCTTCAGTCAGAGAGTGACCGGTCGCTGGAACCCATGTACGAGGGGCTGTCTCATCGCTACGACTCAGCTGGACTGCCGAAGGCAAAGTACCAGTGGGTGGACAG GGACTGCTGTGCTGATTTCCGGATCCCAAACCTTGACCCCCAGGAGCACCTCCACTGGGATTCATGGAAAACCACGGAAGCTGTGGTGACGGGGGCAACATCTGGGAACCTGACCAACTCATGTGCCTCCCGGGGAAAGTACAGCAGCGACATCACTGTCAAACTGGACCTTTTCCATTGCATGCGGCGGTTCTCAAGGGAGTGCGTGTCAGAGCACCATACACTCCACAGCACTTTCTGCCGGTTCCTCAGTGCTGCATTCTGTGTGGTGGACCAGACTGACCTGCAGAGGCTGACGGAGGCATACGCCTTCTGTGGGATCAGGCCTGCCAATCCCACAAAGCAGCATATCCGGGAACACTGCCGGACCAAG GTACCACAACCtacagagctgctggagagagtggagagcgtCCTCAAACAGTTCTTCCTAGAGACAGATCCCAATGGTGTCTACCTCTTCAAGCCGTCCATGCTAAAGCTGTGGAGACTCCAGAGGGTGCACATCCTGAGAGGCTGCCTGAGTGATCCAGAAGAGGAGGACGGGATCCTTTACAGACACGGAGGAACAGTGCAGCTCAACCACGTCAAGGGTGAAGGAGCAGCTGTCCCAGTGTGGATCCCTGTGAGAGGCACCTCCCAACAGGAGGGTTTCCATGCGCATCAGGCACGGTGGATCACAGGCAACTGTGTTTCCTCCGAGCTCTTCCAGGCTCAAGGCATGATGGGCATGGCACGGTGGAACTTTCAGAGATTGGTGGATCTGAAGTTACCGGACGTGAAGCTACCTGCAGTCTTTGACCCAGTGCTCATCATGCAGCTGAACGTGGCATCGGAGAGGGtgaccggccatgccaaataccCTGCACTGCAGTTgagccacagagacacaggggagagatTTGGCCTGCAGTATGTGGAGCCAGGCTGTCGCcctgtgcctctggactggttcAAGAACAGGTCCCAGGGGGCTGATGAAGAGggagctgaggaagaggaggctgacCGGGTGGTCGCCGACCAGCCCTTCATCACGCCAGAAGACAAT GATGACGTCTTTGGTGAGGCTTCTGGAGTCTTGCCCCAGACCACAGTCCAGCCAGTCCAATCAACCTCCACTCAAG GTCTGCCAACGACACCTGCACTGCCCATCACAGCAAACCCGCGTGCTGCTCGCACAATGTCCATCAAGGCAGGCGGGCTTCTGTACGTCTTGGACCATTCCCGGTGGACAGAGGCCATGAAGGAGGTCATCGACGGCCTCATAGGAATCCACCAAGGGTCGAAGGATTTCCTGCAGAGGGTGGACAGTGACTACGCTGGCTTGGTGCAGGCTGCTTCCCGTGATCCCAATAGCCTGTTGCATCCAACAACAAAGCAACACATTTCACAGTATGTGAAGCATTGGGCAAAGCGGACCAACGCCAGCACGTCCCTGAACACCAGCCCAGAGAAACTTCTGGAGACGCAGCAGCTGTGGCAGCACCTGACGGCAGAGAGTGAGACCAAGAGCGTGCCGGTGGTGACCATACCACCCGCTGCGGTCAATCCACCTGGGAGAGATCCCCAGGAGGCCCCTCTGACCAAGGCTGCTATCGAGGACATGGTGCGGGACATAGTCCAGAAGCAGACGGCactgcaacaacagcagcagcagcagctgggcaAAAAGAAGACGAGGAACTGTCTTGCCTGTGGCCAGCCGAAGTCGCGATACCAGGGAGACGgttcctccatccacctcttCTACCAGTCTGGGGAGGTCAAGTACTTTTACTGCTCACAAAGAGTCCACAAGCTCTATGCAGCAGAAGGCCTGAATGACCCCAGAATGCCGTTTGAGGACTTTGCGGACACCCCTTTCTTTGGGAAAGAGCTTGAGGCAGCCAAGCTCAGGTCAGCAGAGGCACGGAGGTTGGCTGATCTGCGGGGGAAACGGAGGGCGGCAGAACAGCAGCCCACCGGTCGGCTCTGCAAGTTCTGCCGCAAGCCCATCAAGCAGGGGCCAGAAAGCCCCCATGTGTACCATTCGTTCCGGGGTGTGGCGGGCAGGTACATTTACTGTCCTACCAGGGTGCTGTCCCTGTACAAGGCAGACGGAATGAATGCTGAAATGACCTGGGGGGAGTTTCAACAATCAGCCTtctacaaggcagagaagaagaggtgggctgaggagaaggggaagtag
- the LOC124462294 gene encoding uncharacterized protein LOC124462294 has product MPPHSAPSPATSAAVALPCPVPAAAGALPTPAPSTIPPPLHRKDQDVSQWNCSQNQKMWMKTEMESLGLWPGSRPVRHLMGMISLWRHPPQPELIDPVYDMPSPKYFQLHPFFIWKPEHAIMERVRNNYILPCLYGCSTPHVVSAGVGRPRVIIGTSGQYYILASRLNCKTCKRYWFADKPQWMEMLPQLFCNILPAFLTHKKAICKTVMDELCRTGRSATDMANQLNEALHLRYERAHLAYLLTVQNVQDGDSGLYGQKTITGTMRKDNTPDPFGTYDLTNGWCGVAISPRYLVDCLVHEYHRKEKTLTLVLQGTFGQVIRADHTRKVARKVVLSSGTMSS; this is encoded by the coding sequence ATGCCACCGcactctgctccatctcctgccaCGTCTGCTGCTGTCGCTCTACCCTGTCCTGTTCCAGCCGCAGCTGGTGCGCTACCTACCCCAGCTCCGTCTACCATCCCACCACCACTCCATAGGAAGGACCAAGACGTCAGCCAGTGGaactgctcccaaaaccagAAGATGTGGATGAAAACGGAGATGGAATCTTTGGGACTTTGGCCAGGATCTCGACCTGTACGACATCTGATGGGTATGATCTCCTTGTGGCGTCATCCACCCCAACCAGAACTCATAGATCCAGTCTATGATATGCCATCTCCCAAGTACTTCCAGCTACATCCATTTTTCATTTGGAAACCGGAGCATGCAAttatggagagagtgaggaacaaTTACATTTTACCCTGCCTCTACGGCTGCTCCACTCCCCATGTGGTTTCGGCAGGAGTTGGGCGACCCCGGGTCATTATTGGGACCAGCGGCCAGTACTACATCTTGGCCTCTCGGCTGAACTGCAAAACATGCAAGAGGTACTGGTTCGCTGACAAACCCCAGTGGATGGAAATGCTGCCACAACTCTTCTGCAACATCCTGCCAGCATTTCTCACCCACAAAAAAGCCATCTGCAAAACGGTAATGGATGAGCTATGTCGCACAGGGAGGTCGGCCACAGACATGGCAAATCAGCTGAATGAGGCTCTGCACCTACGGTACGAGAGGGCACACCTTGCCTATCTGTTGACTGTACAGAATGTGCAGGATGGTGACTCCGGCCTGTATGGGCAGAAGACCATCACAGGCACCATGCGGAAGGACAACACCCCTGATCCCTTTGGTACATACGACTTGACCAATGGCTGGTGTGGGGTAGCCATCAGTCCCCGCTACCTAGTAGACTGCCTCGTACATGAGTACCACCGTAAGGAGAAGACCCTCACTCTTGTCCTGCAAGGCACTTTTGGGCAGGTCATTCGAGCTGACCACACACGGAAGGTGGCCCGGAAGGTGGTGCTCTCATCCGGAACCATGTCCTCGTGA